Proteins from a single region of Bdellovibrio bacteriovorus HD100:
- a CDS encoding DMT family transporter encodes MTLGPLLLLLSALLHAAWNGLAKASKDKESFLFLTILLSGLLTAASLPISGTGFIFPDNRAFAIAVLSGVFEGFYFLTLSKALRASSLGKSYAIMRGGAMVLVWMYSTVLLGERAHGLQFLGAVFVLLGILAMNFQDLLKGKRQNLKNDIWAYISAIFIAGYHLAYHEALTENTDPKPLFLVAMIVSLPFLLYGIRSAPWQRLKATMTSHPARVLLCGSFATASFLIFLYGLKVSAPGFAISLRNSSIFFAVLFSVFLKESLTRTQILGATTIGLGALLLSL; translated from the coding sequence ATGACTTTAGGACCCCTGTTACTTTTACTCTCTGCCCTGCTCCATGCAGCCTGGAATGGCCTGGCCAAAGCCTCTAAAGACAAGGAAAGCTTCCTTTTTCTGACCATTTTACTGAGTGGTTTGCTGACAGCGGCCAGCCTGCCAATCAGCGGGACGGGGTTCATTTTTCCAGACAACCGCGCCTTTGCCATCGCTGTTCTTTCAGGCGTTTTTGAGGGGTTCTATTTCCTGACGTTGTCCAAAGCATTGCGAGCTTCAAGCCTTGGGAAATCCTACGCCATCATGCGCGGAGGCGCCATGGTGCTGGTGTGGATGTATTCCACCGTACTTTTGGGGGAACGGGCCCACGGACTGCAGTTCCTGGGAGCTGTTTTTGTGCTTTTGGGAATTCTGGCCATGAATTTTCAGGATCTGCTGAAAGGAAAACGGCAGAATCTGAAAAACGATATCTGGGCCTATATCAGCGCAATCTTTATCGCTGGATATCATCTGGCCTATCATGAGGCCCTGACCGAGAACACCGATCCAAAACCTCTCTTTTTGGTGGCAATGATCGTATCACTGCCATTTCTGCTTTACGGAATCCGCAGTGCTCCTTGGCAGCGCTTAAAAGCCACCATGACTTCACACCCGGCCCGGGTTCTTTTGTGCGGCAGTTTCGCGACGGCTTCGTTTTTAATTTTCCTTTACGGCCTCAAAGTTTCCGCACCGGGGTTTGCGATTTCGCTGCGCAACTCCTCGATCTTTTTTGCGGTTCTCTTTTCGGTATTCTTAAAAGAGTCCCTCACCCGAACCCAAATCCTGGGGGCGACCACCATCGGACTTGGCGCTTTGCTGCTAAGCCTTTAA